The Prosthecobacter sp. genome window below encodes:
- a CDS encoding aminotransferase class III-fold pyridoxal phosphate-dependent enzyme has translation MSLKLVTELNDTDRKLLNRALDGFVPQKVFDAHTHLFHSRNFAEGKRPAFLDEDHGYGMADFQAAMRLWMPGREVEGLFFGYPSAGNDRAGENAWVQSQIDMTTNSRALVLAAPTDNPAEMRRLMSTGAFVGIKPYRLYADVPDTREAEIESFAPEWMWEICHDHDGIMVLHIMLAGGITDPRNVEAIQRLCRRYPRCRLILAHVARSFNYRHAREGLHHLVDLDNVVVDTSAVTQAGAFRAAIEILGPQRVLWGSDYMVSELRGSCITQGDGFTWIHPEIAGDKLTIFGQYTTVGIESLMCMREACEDTGMTQGDLEDIFCENALRLLKPASEVKTGPKLWEEAKTKISCGTGLLSKRAHLFDPQSWPSYFSRAKGGSIWDLDGRRYTDFTGGVGAILLGHADDEVNAAVKRRVNLGSYATLASPDEVKLADLLLDLHPWAGKVRYARGGGEALGLAVRIARAATGKSGIAFCGYHGWSDWYLAANLGDDAALDGHLLPGLQPLGVPRELAGTAVPFRYNDLYSFRAALQRLDGKLAAVVMEPMRSEWPRDGFMQNVIDACHAAGAVFVLDEVTSGWRFGFPGAAPVLGIEPDLAVYAKAMSNGYPAGAIIGKNEVMDASNSSFISSSYWTDGVGTAASLACIGKMQREGVQQHVWELGGRLQSGLREVAARYPALQLKIGGMPCAPSLGFADPAAKVLMIRHMLQRGYLMSSQLYVAWPHTDELIAGMLAALDESLALVAKMQERGELKAEAGVEVVPQGFARLV, from the coding sequence ATGTCCCTCAAACTTGTCACTGAACTCAACGATACTGACCGCAAGCTGCTGAACCGTGCTTTGGACGGCTTTGTGCCGCAGAAGGTCTTCGATGCGCATACGCACCTGTTTCATTCGCGGAATTTCGCGGAAGGAAAGCGGCCGGCGTTCCTGGATGAAGATCACGGCTATGGCATGGCCGATTTCCAGGCGGCGATGCGGCTATGGATGCCGGGCAGGGAAGTCGAAGGGCTGTTCTTTGGCTATCCGAGCGCTGGTAATGATCGAGCAGGCGAGAATGCGTGGGTGCAATCCCAGATCGACATGACGACAAACTCGCGCGCTCTGGTACTGGCTGCACCGACGGATAATCCGGCGGAGATGCGGCGGCTGATGAGCACGGGCGCGTTTGTGGGCATCAAGCCGTATCGTCTTTATGCCGATGTGCCGGACACGCGGGAGGCAGAAATAGAATCCTTCGCGCCGGAGTGGATGTGGGAGATCTGCCACGATCACGATGGCATCATGGTGCTGCACATCATGTTAGCGGGCGGCATCACCGATCCGCGCAACGTGGAGGCCATTCAGCGACTGTGCCGCCGCTATCCACGCTGCAGGCTGATCCTGGCGCATGTGGCGCGGTCTTTTAATTATCGTCATGCCCGTGAGGGGCTGCATCACCTCGTCGATCTCGACAACGTGGTCGTGGACACTTCGGCGGTGACACAAGCGGGCGCGTTTCGAGCAGCGATTGAGATATTGGGGCCGCAGCGCGTCCTCTGGGGCAGCGATTACATGGTCAGCGAGCTGCGCGGCTCCTGCATCACGCAGGGCGACGGCTTCACCTGGATTCACCCGGAGATTGCAGGCGATAAACTGACGATCTTCGGCCAATACACGACCGTGGGCATCGAATCGCTCATGTGCATGCGTGAAGCATGTGAAGACACAGGCATGACGCAGGGTGATCTGGAGGACATTTTCTGCGAGAACGCCCTGCGGCTACTCAAGCCGGCCTCCGAGGTCAAAACCGGCCCAAAATTGTGGGAAGAAGCGAAAACGAAAATCTCTTGTGGCACGGGGCTCCTTTCGAAGCGGGCGCATCTCTTCGATCCGCAGTCGTGGCCGTCGTATTTCTCGCGGGCGAAAGGCGGGAGCATCTGGGATCTGGATGGGCGGCGCTACACGGACTTCACGGGCGGTGTCGGAGCCATTTTGCTCGGTCATGCGGACGATGAGGTGAACGCGGCAGTGAAGCGTCGCGTGAATCTCGGTAGTTACGCCACACTGGCGTCGCCAGATGAGGTGAAGCTCGCGGATCTGCTGCTCGATCTGCATCCGTGGGCTGGCAAGGTGCGTTATGCGCGCGGTGGCGGCGAGGCGCTCGGACTCGCGGTGCGCATCGCGAGAGCGGCCACGGGCAAAAGCGGCATCGCCTTCTGCGGCTACCATGGCTGGAGCGATTGGTATCTCGCAGCGAACCTCGGCGATGATGCCGCGCTCGATGGTCATCTGCTGCCCGGTTTGCAGCCGCTGGGTGTGCCGCGTGAGCTGGCGGGAACGGCGGTGCCGTTTCGCTACAACGACCTCTATTCCTTCCGCGCTGCCTTACAAAGGCTCGATGGTAAACTGGCCGCCGTGGTGATGGAGCCGATGCGCAGCGAGTGGCCGCGTGACGGCTTCATGCAAAACGTGATCGACGCCTGCCATGCTGCTGGCGCGGTGTTTGTGCTTGATGAAGTGACGAGCGGCTGGCGCTTTGGCTTCCCCGGCGCAGCGCCGGTGCTCGGCATCGAGCCAGATCTCGCCGTGTATGCGAAGGCGATGTCGAATGGCTATCCCGCCGGGGCGATCATCGGCAAAAATGAGGTCATGGATGCCTCGAACAGCAGTTTCATCTCCAGCAGCTACTGGACGGACGGCGTGGGCACGGCTGCCTCATTGGCCTGCATTGGCAAAATGCAGCGCGAAGGCGTCCAGCAGCACGTTTGGGAGCTTGGAGGACGATTGCAGAGCGGTTTGCGTGAGGTGGCGGCACGGTATCCGGCACTGCAACTCAAGATCGGCGGCATGCCATGCGCGCCTTCGCTCGGCTTTGCCGATCCGGCAGCAAAAGTGCTCATGATTCGCCACATGCTCCAACGCGGTTATCTGATGTCGAGCCAGCTCTATGTGGCTTGGCCGCACACGGATGAACTGATTGCTGGAATGCTCGCGGCGCTGGATGAATCGCTCGCTCTCGTTGCCAAAATGCAGGAACGAGGCGAGTTGAAGGCCGAAGCGGGCGTTGAGGTCGTTCCGCAAGGCTTTGCGCGTCTTGTCTAA
- a CDS encoding amidohydrolase family protein, with amino-acid sequence MIIDCHNHVGSDLLFYLHGDFPYAQHLVAMHDEGRALGIDRWIVFPFVSHLALDVTAFMDNEIKDEKGRLHDIPYAFENRRLMKECYELFPDEGKRMLPFVMADPMRNTAAQAVELRKLRGEYRFHGIKMQTTILQADIKHLRDRGKVFVELAAEWDVPFLIHSSVAESDLWAQASDILDIAEENPGVRFCLAHSCRYDKECLDRVQALPNTWFDNSAHCIHCVGAVKDMPYIAPKARRFDSDYTNPARVIADLAAAYPRKFMWGSDSPFYSYAAEINHEVVRLISTYKAEVDALTAAGETVVARIANTNIRDYLKLHDESILS; translated from the coding sequence ATGATCATTGATTGTCACAACCACGTCGGTTCCGATCTGCTGTTTTACCTGCACGGCGACTTTCCCTATGCCCAGCACCTCGTAGCGATGCACGACGAGGGCCGGGCGCTTGGGATCGACCGCTGGATCGTCTTTCCGTTCGTCAGCCACCTCGCGCTCGATGTGACGGCATTCATGGACAACGAGATCAAGGACGAGAAGGGCCGCCTGCACGACATTCCGTATGCTTTCGAGAACCGCCGGCTCATGAAGGAGTGCTACGAGCTGTTTCCCGACGAAGGGAAGCGCATGCTGCCCTTCGTGATGGCTGATCCGATGCGGAACACGGCGGCGCAGGCTGTGGAACTACGCAAGCTGCGCGGCGAATACCGTTTCCACGGCATCAAGATGCAGACGACGATCCTCCAGGCGGACATCAAGCACCTGCGGGACCGCGGAAAGGTCTTCGTGGAACTCGCGGCTGAGTGGGATGTGCCGTTTTTGATTCATTCGAGTGTGGCGGAGAGTGATCTGTGGGCGCAGGCGAGCGACATCCTCGACATCGCGGAAGAAAATCCGGGCGTGCGCTTCTGCCTTGCTCACTCGTGCCGCTACGACAAGGAATGCCTCGACCGGGTGCAAGCGCTGCCGAACACTTGGTTCGACAACTCGGCGCATTGCATTCATTGCGTGGGTGCGGTGAAGGACATGCCCTACATTGCGCCGAAAGCCCGCCGCTTTGACAGTGACTACACGAATCCGGCCCGCGTGATCGCCGATCTGGCGGCGGCGTATCCGCGAAAATTCATGTGGGGCAGCGATTCGCCGTTTTACAGCTATGCCGCCGAGATCAATCACGAAGTCGTGCGCCTGATCAGCACCTACAAGGCTGAGGTCGATGCGTTGACCGCCGCTGGCGAGACCGTGGTGGCCCGCATTGCGAACACAAACATCCGCGATTACCTCAAGCTCCATGATGAAAGCATTCTCTCTTGA